From one Papio anubis isolate 15944 chromosome 12, Panubis1.0, whole genome shotgun sequence genomic stretch:
- the ATG2A gene encoding autophagy-related protein 2 homolog A isoform X8, which yields MSRWLWPWSNCVKERVCRYLLHHYLGHFFQEHLSLDQLSLDLYKGSVALRDIHLEIWSVNEVLESMESPLELVEGFVGSIEVAVPWAALLTDHCTVRVSGLQLTLQPRRGPAPGAADSQSWASCMTTSLQLAQECLRDGLPEPSEPPQPLEGLEMFAQTIETVLRRIKVTFLDTVVRVEHSPGDGERGVAVEVRVQRLEYCDEAVRDPSQAPPVDVHQPPAFLHKLLQLAGVRLHYEELPAQEEPAEPPLQIGSCSGYMELMVKLKQNEAFPGPKLEVAGQLGSLHLLLTPRQLQHLQELLSAVSLTDREGLADKLNKSRPLGAEDLWLIEQDLNQQLQAGVVAEPLSPDPLTNPLLNLDSTDLFFSMAGLTSSVASALSELSLSDVDLASSVHSDVASRRLSAQAHPAGKMAPNPLLDTMRPDSLLKMTLGGVTLTLLQTSAPSSGPPDLATHFFTEFDATKDGPFGSRDFHHLRPRFQRACPCSHVRLTGTAVQLSWELRTGSRGRRTTSMEMRFGQLEVLECLWPRGTSEPEYTEILTFPGTLGSQASARPCAHLRHTQTLRRVPKSRPRRSVACHCHSELALDLANFQADVELGAVDRLAALLRLATVTAEPPTGLLTEPLPAMEEQTVFLLSAPRATLRLRFPIADLRPERDPWAGQSVRAEQLRLELSEPQFRSELSSGPGPPVPTRLELTCSDLHGIYEDGEKPPVPCLRVSKALDPKSTGRKYFLPQVVVTVNPESSSAQWEVAPEKGEELELSAESPCELREPEPSPFSSKRTMYETEEMVIPGDPEEMRAFQSRTLALSRCSLEVILPSVHIFLPSKEVYESIYNRINNDLLMWEPADLLPTSDPAAQPSGLPGPSGFWHDSFKMCKSAFKLDSDSDDEDAHFFSVGASGGPQPPAPEAPSLHLQSTFSTLVTVLKGRITALCETKDEGGKRLEAVHGELVLDMEHGTLFSVSQYCGQPGLGYFCLEAEKATLYHRAAVDDYPLPSHLDLPSFAPPAQLAPTIYPSEEGVTERGASGRKGQGRGPHMLSTAVRIHLDPHKNVKEFLVTLRLHKATLRHYMALPEQSWHSQLLEFLDVLDDPVLGYLPPTVITILHTHLFSCAVDYRPLYLPVRVLITAETFTLSSNIIVDTSTFLLRFILDDSALYLSDKCEVETLDLRRDYVCVLDVDLLELVIKTWKGSTEGKLSQPLFELRCSNNVVHVHSCADSCALLVNLLQYVMSTGDLHPPPRPPSPTEIAGQKLSESPASLPSCPPVETALINQRDLTDALLDTERSLRELAQPSGGHLPQASPISVYLFPGERSGAPPPSPPVRGPAGSLGSCSEEKEDEREEEGDGDTLDSDEFCILDAPGLGIPPRDGEPVVTQLHPGPIVVRDGYFSRPIGSSDLLRAPAHFPVPSTRVVLREVSLVWHLYGGRDFGPHPGHRARAGLSGPRGSPSRCSGPNRPQNSWRTQGGSGRQHHVLMEIQFSKVSFQHEVYPAEPVTGPAAPGQELEERPLSRQVFIVQELEVRDRLASSQINKFLYLHTSERMPRRAHSNMLTIKALHVAPTTNLGGPECCLRVSLMPLRLNVDQDALFFLKDFFTSLVAGVNPVVPGETSAEARPETRAQSSSPLEGQAEGVETTGSQEAPGGRHSPSPADQQPIYFREFRFTSEVPIWLDYHGKHVTMDQVGTFAGLLIGLAQLNCSELKLKRLCCRHGLLGVDKVLGYALNEWLQDIRKNQLPGLLGGVGPMHSVVQLFQGFRDLLWLPIEQYRKDGRLMRGLQRGAASFGSSTASAALELSNRLVQAIQATAETVYDILSPAAPVSRSLQDKRSARRLRRGQQPADLREGVAKAYDTVREGILDTAQTICDVASRGHEQKGLTGAVGGVIRQLPPTVVKPLILATEATSSLLGGMRNQIVPDAHKDHALKWRSDSAQD from the exons ATGTCACGATGGCTGTGGCCATGGTCAAACTGTGTGAAAGAGCGGGTCTGCCGCTACTTGCTGCACCACTACTTAGGTCACTTCTTCCAAgagcacctcagcctggaccaGCTCAGCCTCGATCTGTACAAGGGCAGCGTTGCCCTGCGAGACATCCACCTGGAAATCTGG TCTGTGAACGAGGTGCTGGAGTCGATGGAGTCACCGCTGGAGCTGGTGGAAGGCTTCGTGGGCTCCATCGAGGTGGCCGTGCCCTGGGCTGCTCTGCTCACCGACCACTGCACAGTGCGCGTGTCCGGCCTCCAGCTCACCTTGCAGCCCCGCCGGGGTCCAG CGCCAGGGGCTGCCGACTCACAGAGCTGGGCCTCATGCATGACCACAAGCCTGCAGCTGGCCCAGGAGTGTCTGCGGGATGGGCTACCAGAGCCCTCTGAGCCACCACAGCCCCTGGAGGGGCTGGAGATGTTTGCCCAGACCATTGAGACTG TGCTTCGGAGGATCAAAGTGACCTTCCTGGACACTGTCGTGAGGGTGGAGCACTCTCCGGGTGATGGGGAACGTGGTGTGGCCGTGGAGGTCCGTGTGCAGAG ACTGGAGTACTGTGACGAGGCAGTGCGGGACCCGAGCCAGGCGCCGCCGGTGGACGTGCATCAGCCGCCTGCCTTCCTGCACAAGCTGCTGCAGCTGGCGGGGGTCCGCCTGCACTACGAGGAGCTCCCCGCACAG gaagAGCCTGCAGAGCCCCCCTTGCAGATTGGCAGCTGCTCAGGGTACATGGAGCTGATGGTGAAGTTGAAGCAAAATGAGGCCTTCCCTGGCCCCAAG TTGGAGGTAGCGGGACAGCTGGGCTCCCTGCACCTGCTTCTGACCCCGAGGCAGCTCCAGCACCTTCAGGAACTGCTCAGCGCTGTGAGCCTTACAG ACCGCGAGGGCCTGGCTGACAAGCTGAACAAGAGCCGCCCGCTAGGTGCCGAAGACCTGTGGCTGATTGAGCAGGACCTGAACCAGCAGCTGCAGGCCGGGGTGGTGGCTGAGCCCCTCAGCCCAGACCCCCTTACCAACCCCCTTCTCAACCTGGATAGCACTG ACCTCTTCTTCTCCATGGCTGGCCTCACAAGCAGTGTGGCCTCAGCCCTCTCTGAGCTGTCCCTCTCCGATGTAGACCTGGCCTCCTCTGTGCACAGTGACGTGGCCTCCCGCCGGCTCTCTGCCCAGGCCCACCCAGCTG GCAAGATGGCCCCCAATCCCCTCCTGGACACCATGCGCCCTGACTCGCTGCTGAAGATGACCTTGGGGGGTGTGACCCTGACCTTGCTTCAGACGTCTGCCCCATCTTCCGGACCACCTGACCTCGCCACGCACTTTTTCACCGAGTTTGATGCCACCAAGGATGGGCCCTTCGGTTCCCGAGACTTCCACCATCTTCGACCACGCTTCCAGAGGGCCTGTCCCTGTAGCCATGTTCG GCTAACGGGCACAGCCGTGCAGCTGTCCTGGGAGCTGCGGACAGGCAGTCGGGGTCGGCGGACAACCAGCATGGAAATGCGCTTTGGGCAGCTCGAGGTGCTGGAGTGTCTGTGGCCCCGGGGCACCTCCGAGCCTGAGTACACGGAG ATCCTGACCTTTCCTGGTACCCTGGGCTCCCAGGCCTCAGCTCGGCCCTGCGCCCATCTGCGCCACACACAGACCCTGCGCCGTGTGCCTAAG AGCCGACCCCGGCGCTCAGTTGCCTGCCATTGCCACTCAGAACTGGCCCTGGACCTGGCCAACTTCCAGGCAGACGTGGAACTGGGGGCCGTGGACCGGCTGGCTGccctactgcgcctggccactgtAACTGCCGAGCCTCCAACTGGCCTGCTG ACAGAGCCCCTGCCGGCAATGGAGGAGCAGACAGTATTTCTGCTTTCCGCACCCCGGGCTACACTGCGACTGCGCTTCCCCATTGCTGACCTGCGGCCTGAGCGGGACCCCTGGGCGGGCCAGTCTGTGCGGGCTGAGCAACTTCGGCTGGAGCTGAGTGAGCCCCAGTTCCGGTCAGAGCTTAGCAGTGGGCCTGGTCCCCCAGTCCCCACCCGCCTGGAACTCACCTGCTCCGACCTACATG GTATCTATGAAGATGGAGAGAAGCCACCTGTCCCCTGCCTGCGTGTCTCCAAAGCCCTGGACCCCAAGAGCACTGGGCGCAAGTACTTCCTGCCCCA GGTAGTGGTGACTGTGAACCCCGAGTCCAGCAGCGCACAGTGGGAGGTGGCCCcggagaagggagaggagctgGAGCTGTCAGCGGAGAGTCCATGTGAGCTGCGGGAACCTGAGCCTTCACCCTTCTCCTCTAAGAGGACCATGTATGAGACAGAGGAG ATGGTGATCCCAGGAGACCCTGAGGAGATGAGGGCGTTCCAGAGCCGGACCCTGGCACTGTCTCGCTGCAGCCTGGAAGTGATCCTGCCCAGTGTCCACATCTTTCTGCCCAGCAAGGAGGTCTACGAGAGCATCTACAACAG GATCAACAACGACCTGCTCATGTGGGAGCCCGCAGACCTGCTTCCCACCTCCGACCCCGCCGCCCAGCCCTCTGGCCTCCCCGGCCCCTCAGGCTTCTGGCATGACAGCTTTAAGATGTGCAAGTCAGCCTTCAAGTTGG ACTCAGACTCGGATGATGAGGATGCCCACTTCTTCTCAGTGGGGGCATCAGGCGGCCCACAGCCCCCTGCCCCTGAGGCCCCAAGTCTTCACTTGCAGAGCACCTTCTCTACACTGGTGACAGTGCTGAAGGGGCGGATCACAGCCCTCTGTGAGACCAAG GACGAGGGTGGCAAGCGGCTGGAGGCTGTGCACGGGGAGCTGGTGCTGGACATGGAGCATGGCACCCTCTTCAGCGTCTCCCAGTACTGTGGCCAGCCAGGACTCGGCTACTTCTGCCTGGAAGCTGAAAAGGCAACGCTCTACCACCGAG CGGCCGTGGATGACTACCCACTGCCCAGTCACCTGGACCTGCCCAGTTTCGCTCCCCCGGCTCAGCTGGCCCCGACCATCTACCCATCGGAGGAAGGGGTGACTGAGCGGGGAGCCTCAGGCCGCAAGGGCCAGGGCCGGGGCCCCCACATGTTGTCCACTGCTGTGCGCATCCACCTGGACCCCCACAAGAATGTGAAG GAGTTCCTGGTGACACTGCGGTTGCACAAAGCCACCCTGCGCCACTACATGGCCCTGCCCGAGCAGAGCTGGCATTCCCAG CTGTTGGAGTTCCTAGATGTGCTGGATGACCCTGTGCTGGGCTACCTGCCCCCGACGGTCATCACCATCCTGCACACACACCTGTTCTCGTGCGCCGTGGACTATAG GCCACTCTACCTCCCTGTGCGTGTCCTCATCACCGCGGAGACCTTCACTCTGTCCAGCAACATCATCGTGGACACCTCCACCTTCCTGCTCAG GTTCATCCTCGATGACTCCGCCTTGTACCTGTCCGACAAGTGTGAGGTGGAGACCCTGGACCTGCGGCGAG ATTATGTCTGTGTCTTGGATGTTGACCTCTTGGAACTTGTGATTAAAACCTGGAAAGGGAGCACCGAGGGCAAACTG AGCCAACCGCTATTCGAGCTGCGCTGCTCCAACAACGTGGTACACGTGCACAGCTGTGCCGACTCCTGTGCCCTGCTGGTCAACCTGCTCCAGTACGTAATGAGCACGGGTGACCTGCATCCCCCACCCCGGCCCCCCAGCCCCACGGAGATCGCCGGCCAGAAG CTCTCGGAGAGTCCTGCCTCTCTGCCCTCGTGCCCGCCAGTGGAGACGGCCCTCATCAACCAGCGCGACCTGACCGACGCCCTCCTGGACACCGAGCGCAGCCTGCGGGAGCTGGCCCAGCCTTCAG GTGGCCACCTCCCTCAGGCGTCGCCCATCTCGGTCTACCTATTCCCAGGTGAACGGAGTGGGGCCCCGCCCCCTTCACCACCTGTCAGGGGCCCTGCTGGCAGCTTAGGGTCGTGCtcagaggagaaggaagatgaaagggaagaggagggcgATGGAGACACCCTGGATAGTGATGAGTTCTGCATCCTTGACGCTCCTGGCCTGGGCATCCCG CCACGAGACGGGGAGCCTGTGGTGACACAGCTGCATCCCGGCCCCATCGTTGTGCGGGATGGTTACTTCTCACGGCCGATTGGCAGCTCGGACTTGCTGCGGGCACCTGCCCATTTCCCCGTGCCCAGCACTCGGGTGGTGCTACGTGAGGTCTCCCTCGTCTGGCACCTATATGGGGGCCGAGACTTTGGCCCCCACCCCGGCCACAG GGCAAGAGCTGGCCTCTCGGGCCCCAGGGGCTCCCCTTCCCGCTGCTCTGGCCCCAACCGGCCCCAGAACTCATGGCGCACGCAGGGGGGCAGCGGGCGGCAGCACCATGTCCTCATGGAGATCCAGTTCAGCAAG GTAAGCTTCCAGCACGAGGTGTACCCAGCGGAGCCAGTCACAGGCCCTGCAGCCCctggccaggagctggaggagcGGCCGCTGTCCCGTCAGGTGTTCATCGTGCAGGAGCTGGAGGTCCGAGACCGGCTTGCCTCCTCCCAGATCAACAAGTTCCTGTACCTACACACGAGTGAGCGGATGCCACGACGCGCCCACTCTAACATG CTCACCATCAAAGCGCTGCATGTGGCCCCCACCACCAACCTGGGTGGGCCTGAGTGCTGTCTCCGCGTCTCGCTGATGCCCCTGCGGCTCAATGTGGACCAG GATGCCCTCTTCTTCCTCAAGGACTTCTTCACTAGCCTGGTGGCCGGCGTCAACCCTGTGGTCCCAGGGGAGACCTCCGCTGAGG CTCGCCCCGAGACTCGAGCCCAGTCCAGCAGTCCCCTGGAAGGGCAGGCCGAGGGCGTAGAGACAACTGGCTCACAGGAAGCCCCAGGCGGTAGACACAGCCCCTCCCCTGCTGACCAGCAGCCCATCTACTTCAG AGAGTTCCGCTTCACATCCGAGGTCCCCATCTGGCTGGATTACCATGGCAAGCACGTCACAATGGACCAGGTG ggCACTTTCGCTGGCCTCCTCATTGGCCTGGCCCAACTCAACTGCTCCGAGCTGAAGCTAAAGCGACTCTGTTGCAGGCACGG GCTCCTGGGTGTGGACAAGGTGCTGGGCTATGCCCTCAACGAGTGGCTGCAGGACATCCGCAAGAACCAGCTGCCCGGCCTGCTGGGAGGCGTGGGCCCCATGCACTCGGTTGTCCAGCTAT TCCAAGGGTTCCGGGACCTGCTGTGGCTGCCCATTGAGCAGTACAGGAAGGATGGCCGCCTCATGCGGGGGCTACAGCGAGGGGCTGCCTCCTTCGGCTCGTCCACGGCCTCTGCCGCCCTGGAACTCAGCAACCGGTTGGTACAGGCTATCCAG GCCACAGCCGAGACCGTGTATGACATCCTGTCCCCGGCAGCCCCTGTCTCCCGCTCCCTGCAGGACAAGCGCTCTGCGCGGAGGCTGCGCAGGGGCCAGCAGCCTGCCGACCTGCGGGAGGGTGTGGCCAAGGCCTACGACACAGTGCGAGAG GGCATCTTGGACACAGCTCAGACCATCTGTGACGTGGCATCGCGGGGCCATGAGCAAAAGGGGCTGACGGGCGCCGTGGGCGGCGTGATCCGCCAGCTGCCCCCGACCGTGGTGAAGCCGCTCATCCTGGCCACAGAGGCCACGTCCAGCCTGCTTGGGGGCATGCGTAACCAGATCGTCCCCGACGCCCACAAGGACCACGCCCTCAAGTGGCGCTCGGACAGTGCCCAGGACTGA